The segment CACGCCGTCCAACACCAGCCGCAGCCCTCTCGCTCGCGCCTGGGCCACCAGGTCGTCGACATCGGCGTCGTCGCCCAACCGGGGGTCGATCCGAAAGTGGTCGAGGGTGTCATAGCCGTGCGAGACCGACGCGAACATCGGCGCCAGGATCAGGCCGTTGCACCCCAACTCGACCACGTAGTCGAGCCAGTTCACGATCCGGCCCAACCGATGCTGCACGTGCCCGCCGGGCAGGTCCTCGGCGCGCTGCTCGCCGCCGACGAAACGCAGCGGGTACAAGTGCCACCAAATCGCCGTGGCGGACCAATTCATGTGATCAGCCTAACCGCGGGGTGACGGCGTGAGGCCGCCCTGCCAGGTGGGACGCAGCACGTGACGACCCTCCACCAGGCCCGCGTGTCGCACCTCGACCCGCGCCTGCCGGCCCTCGAGCACCACGGTCATCACCCCGTTGTCGAACCAGGCTCCCCGATCGAGGCGCCATCGCAGCGGCACGTCCTCGACCCCGGCGGCACGCGCCGCCCGGCGCGTTAACCTGGCCGCCAGGCGGCCACTCAGGGTCCTGGTGGCCAGCCGCATCAGCCGGCCGAGCGGGTTGCGCAGAGGCGACATCGTCAACTGCACCAACGCGGTGCGCTGCGGGTCCACCCCCGGCATGGTCGCCCTCGCCACGTACGAGCTGTGAATGTCACCCGACAGGAACAGCACGCTCGCCGGCGGTTCAGCTGCCGGGTCGCGGCGTGCCCCCGCGACCTCGCCGAGCAGGTCGCACAACCGATGCAGGCTGAGCCGGAACGATGCCCAGTGTTCGAGATCCATGAGCTGGCGTAGGTTCTCGGCGATCCGGACGGCGCGGCGCCCCCAGGCGCCACCGGCCACCGCCTCGTCCCAGCCCTCCAGATGATGGATCCCGGGCGGCAGCAGCACCGGCAGGGTCGAGCCGACCAGCAGGTGGTCGAGCCGCCGCTCCAGCACCCGATCGCGGAACCAGGCCCACTCGACGTCGTCCACGATGGCGCGGCGATCGGGATCGAGCGAACGCGAGCACCGGGTGTCGACCACGATCAGCCGGACCGCGGAGCCCAGGTCGCGCACCACGCTCCAGCGGGCGCTCGGCGGATCGGCGTCGGCACCGAACGCGAACTCGTCCAACCGGTTCGAGCGCACCGCGTCGTCCGGCTCGGTCCGCACCAGGCGGTACAGCTCGTTGTCGTCCAGCTCCTCCGGCGACAGGTTGCCGAGGTGTTGATAGACCCAGTACGAGCCCAGCCCCCCGACCACTCGATCCCGCCACCAGGGGCGCGAGGTGACCTGCTCACGCCAGGCGAGCGAGGTGTTCCAGTCATCGCGCAGATCGTGGTCGTCGAGCATCATCACGCTCGGCACGGTCGAGAGCAGCCATCGCACGGCGGGCTCGGTCCAGGTCTCGTGATAGAGCCAGGTGTACTCCTCGAAATCGGCGATCTCCTCGGCCATCTCGGGGTCGGGCCGTTCCCGTTCGCGGAGCCGTGCCCGGACGGCGTCCGAGGGTTCGTCGGCGTAGATCTGGTCGCCGTTCAGCAGCAACAGATCGGGCCACTCGGGGTGCGGTGAGGCCGCCAGGTGCTCGGCGAGCGCGACCAGTGCATCCGGGCCGAACCGGCGCAGGCCGGCGTCGTCCAGGGGGGCGCTCTGGCGACAACTGCCGAACGTCAGCCGGACGACGTCGCCACCGTCCGGAGTGCGGATCACGCTGGCGGGGAGGCCGTTTGCGGGATCGGGCCAGACCGGTTCGTCGTCCAGCAACACCTGGTACTCAGTGACCGAGCCGGGGGCCAGCCCGCGCAGCACGACGAGGGCGTAGTGGTGGCCGTGCACCGACCAGGTGGTCTCGTGCGCCGAGGCCGAGCCGTCGGGCGTGCGGACGTCGACCCGGTAGGGCCGGTCGGTCTCGACCCAGATCGTCGCGCGGGCGGCGTCGACGTGTCGCAGCAGCGGCCCGACCAATAGCCGATCCGCTGGCCGCATCGCCTCCTGCGCCGCCCTCATGAACACCCGACCCTAGGGCGCTATCATGCGATATCATCACGGTTGGGCAGGGCTCGTCGGCTCCAGGCCCGTGGTGCCGGCCCTGTTCGGCCCGTTCGGGAGGTGGCCATGGCCAACGTGCTCATCCGCAACATCGACGAGGACGACCTCGCCCGGCTCGACGAATTGGCCGCGCGCGCCGGCCTGTCGCGCAACGAGTTCTTGCTGCGGCATCTGCAGCAAGCCGCCCATCGCGTCACGTCCGAGATCACCGCCGCAGACTTCGACAAATTCGCCGATCTCGCCGACGACGACGTGATGCGTGGCGCCTGGTCGTGACCTCACCCACCTGGCTCATCGACAAGTCCGCGTTGGCGCGGCTGTCGACCAACGCGGACACCCCTGAGTGGGTGGCCCGGGTCCAACGAGGGCTGGTGCACGTGGCGACGGCCACGATTCTCGAGGTGGGGTTCTCGGCACGATCCTCCGCCGAGTGGGTTCATCGCACCGAGGGTCCGCCGCTCATGCTCATGCCGGTCGCCCATCTCACCCCCGCCGCCGAGCAACGCGCCGTTCACGTTCAGGGCCTACTCGCCCAGCGTGGCCAGCATCGAGCGCCTTCCGTTCCTGACCTTCTGATCGCCGCCATCGCCGAGCTGTCCGGCCTGACCGTGCTGCACGTCGACAAGGACTTCGAGTTGATCGCCGAGGTCACCCGGCAACCGACAGAGCGCCTGCGCCTGACGGACTCCGATCGCACCGATCACGCCGAGCACGCCGATCCATCGCCGGGACGAGAACCCCTCATCGCGGAGCACCGAGACAAGGGACACCGAGATGAGTGACGTAGACGCCGTCGTCGACCAGCTGGAGAACGACCGGGCCGCACTGGCCACCATGCGCCTGTTGATCGACCCGACCACCGCCGGTGAGACCGCGCTGGCGTTGCTGCGCCGCAACGACCCGCTCGGGGTGATGTTCCTGCTCGGCGGTTTCGAGAACGCCGGCGCCGACACCCGCAGCGAGATCGAGGACGCCGCTACCTCCTACGCTGCGGACGACGCCGCCCGGGCGACCCTCACCCACCACCTGACCATGGCGCAGCGCGCGTCCGACCCGCGCACAGCCCGAGCCGCGCGAGAGCTGGTCACAGTCATCTCCCTGCCCTGAGCGCGCGGCGTGCCGTGTCGGCACGCCGTCCGGGGTAGCGCGCGGTCGCTCCTGGTGGCGTGCGGTCACTTCTGACCCTGTGCGGTCACTTCCCGCCCTGTGCGGTCACTTCTGACCCTGTGCGGTCACTCTGACCCTGTGCGGTCACTTCTGACCCTGTGCGGTCACTTCAAACCGGACTGCGGTCAGTTCCGGCGGATGACAACGCTGCCTTCGACCCGAAGTGACCGCACTCGCCCGGCGGCATCGCGGATCATGGATTCTGGCCTGCGTCCCTGTCGGTGGGCTCACCTAGCCTGAGGTCATGGCAACCCCTGCACCTCCGACAATCCCCGCGACCCAGCTCGCGGACGCCGCCCGGCACGCCCTGCGCACGCTGGTCGGCGGCGCGGCCGGCGCTGCGGACGGCGCGGAGTCCATCGACTTCCGGGACGGGCAGCTCGAGGCCATCACCGCCCTGGTGCACGGCCGCCAACGGGTGCTGGTGGTGCAGCGCACCGGCTGGGGCAAGTCGGCGGTGTACTTCGTCGCCACCCGACTACTGCGGGACGCCGGGGCCGGGCCGACACTGATCGTCTCGCCGCTGCTGGCCCTGATGCGCGATCAGATCGCCGCCGCCGGGCGGGCCGGGGTGCGCGCGATGTCGATGAACTCGGCCAACGCCGAGGAGTGGGGCGCGGTGCGCGAGGCACTGGCCGCCGACGCCGTCGATGTGCTGCTGGTGAGCCCGGAACGCTTGAACAACCCGCGCTTCCGTGACGAGCAACTGCCCGATCTGGCGCGACGCTGCGGCCTCCTCGTCGTCGACGAGGCGCACTGCATCAGCGACTGGGGGCACGACTTCCGCCCCGACTACCGGCGCATCCGCGACCTGCTGACCACGCTGCCCGACAACACCCCGGTGCTGGCCACCACCGCGACCGCGAATGCCCGGGTGGTCACCGATGTCGCCGAGCAGCTGGGCGCCGGGGGGCGCGCGGTGACCACGCTGCGCGGTGGGCTGGCCCGCGACAGCCTGCGGCTCGGCGTCCTGCCCATCACCACCCCGGAACAGCGGCTCGCCTGGCTGTTGGCCCACCTCGGCGACCTGCCGGGTAGCGGCATCGTCTACACGCTCACGGTGAGCGCGGCCGAGGACGTCGCGGCGGCGCTGCGCGAGGCCGGTCATGCCGTGCAGGCCTACACCGGCCGCACCGACCCCCAGCAGCGCGAGCAGCTGGAACAGTCGTTGCTGCGCAACGAGGTCAAGGCCCTGGTCGCCACCAGTGCCCTCGGCATGGGTTTCGACAAACCCGACCTCGGGTTCGTGCTCCACCTGGGGGCGCCCTCCTCCCCCGTGGCGTACTACCAGCAGGTGGGACGCGCCGGACGCGCCACCGAGCGGGCCGACGTGCTGCTGCTGCCCGGCAGTGAGGACCGCGACATCTGGTCCTACTTCGCCTCGGCGTCCATGCCTCGCAGACACCAGGCGGCGGCCGTGATCGAGACTCTGGCCGGCTCGTCCAAGGCCCTGTCGACCGCCGCTCTCGAGAGTGCCGTCGACGTCCGGCGCACCCGGCTCGAGCTGCTGCTCAAGGTGCTCGACGTCGACGGGGCGGTGCAACGGGTCAGCGGCGGCTGGGTCGCCACCGGCGCCGAGTGGACCTACGACGAAGATCGCTACGCCCGGCTGACCGCCGCCCGCGAGCGCGAGCAGGGGCTGATGCTCGACTACCAGTCGGGTTCGGCATGCCGGATGCGCTTCCTGCAACAGGCTCTGGACGACGAGACCGCCGCCGACTGCGGCCGGTGCGACGTCTGCGCCGGGTCGTGGTACGACTCCGAAATCCCCACAGCGGCAACACAGATCGCGCGGCAGCGGCTCGATCGCGTCGGGGTCGAGCTGGAGCCACGGGCAATGTGGCCGACCGGCATGGACCGGCTCGGCGTCCCGGTGCGAGGCAAGATCCCCGCGGAGTCGGCGATGACCGTCGGCCGCACGCTCGCCCGGCTGAGCGATCTGGGCTGGGGGCAACGGGTGCGCCGGCTGCTCGACGAGCCGGACGCCGCTCCCCCCTCGTGGCTGGCCGAGGCCACCATCGAGGTGCTCAAGGGCTGGGACTGGCAGGCTCGGCCCTCCGCTGTGGTCGCCGTCCCTTCGCGGCGACGCCCCCAGCTGGTCACGGGGGTGGCCCGAGGCCTGGCCGGGGTGGGACGGCTGACCTACCTGGGCACCCTCGACCCGGTGGACGGCGGCCCGACGGGTGAGCCCGGTGGCAACAGCGCCTTCCGGCTGGCCGGCGTGTGGGGGCGGCTCGCGGTCGGCTCGGCCATGGCCGAGGCCCTGGCCGGCCTCGACGGGCCGGTACTGCTGGTCGACGACCTCGCGTCGTCCCGCTGGACGCTGACCGTCGCTGCCGCGGTGCTGCGCGAGGCGGGTGCACCCGAGGTGCTGCCGTTCACGCTCGCC is part of the Kineosporiaceae bacterium genome and harbors:
- a CDS encoding ribbon-helix-helix protein, CopG family — translated: MANVLIRNIDEDDLARLDELAARAGLSRNEFLLRHLQQAAHRVTSEITAADFDKFADLADDDVMRGAWS
- a CDS encoding ATP-dependent DNA helicase RecQ; protein product: MATPAPPTIPATQLADAARHALRTLVGGAAGAADGAESIDFRDGQLEAITALVHGRQRVLVVQRTGWGKSAVYFVATRLLRDAGAGPTLIVSPLLALMRDQIAAAGRAGVRAMSMNSANAEEWGAVREALAADAVDVLLVSPERLNNPRFRDEQLPDLARRCGLLVVDEAHCISDWGHDFRPDYRRIRDLLTTLPDNTPVLATTATANARVVTDVAEQLGAGGRAVTTLRGGLARDSLRLGVLPITTPEQRLAWLLAHLGDLPGSGIVYTLTVSAAEDVAAALREAGHAVQAYTGRTDPQQREQLEQSLLRNEVKALVATSALGMGFDKPDLGFVLHLGAPSSPVAYYQQVGRAGRATERADVLLLPGSEDRDIWSYFASASMPRRHQAAAVIETLAGSSKALSTAALESAVDVRRTRLELLLKVLDVDGAVQRVSGGWVATGAEWTYDEDRYARLTAAREREQGLMLDYQSGSACRMRFLQQALDDETAADCGRCDVCAGSWYDSEIPTAATQIARQRLDRVGVELEPRAMWPTGMDRLGVPVRGKIPAESAMTVGRTLARLSDLGWGQRVRRLLDEPDAAPPSWLAEATIEVLKGWDWQARPSAVVAVPSRRRPQLVTGVARGLAGVGRLTYLGTLDPVDGGPTGEPGGNSAFRLAGVWGRLAVGSAMAEALAGLDGPVLLVDDLASSRWTLTVAAAVLREAGAPEVLPFTLALDG
- a CDS encoding alkaline phosphatase family protein; this encodes MRPADRLLVGPLLRHVDAARATIWVETDRPYRVDVRTPDGSASAHETTWSVHGHHYALVVLRGLAPGSVTEYQVLLDDEPVWPDPANGLPASVIRTPDGGDVVRLTFGSCRQSAPLDDAGLRRFGPDALVALAEHLAASPHPEWPDLLLLNGDQIYADEPSDAVRARLRERERPDPEMAEEIADFEEYTWLYHETWTEPAVRWLLSTVPSVMMLDDHDLRDDWNTSLAWREQVTSRPWWRDRVVGGLGSYWVYQHLGNLSPEELDDNELYRLVRTEPDDAVRSNRLDEFAFGADADPPSARWSVVRDLGSAVRLIVVDTRCSRSLDPDRRAIVDDVEWAWFRDRVLERRLDHLLVGSTLPVLLPPGIHHLEGWDEAVAGGAWGRRAVRIAENLRQLMDLEHWASFRLSLHRLCDLLGEVAGARRDPAAEPPASVLFLSGDIHSSYVARATMPGVDPQRTALVQLTMSPLRNPLGRLMRLATRTLSGRLAARLTRRAARAAGVEDVPLRWRLDRGAWFDNGVMTVVLEGRQARVEVRHAGLVEGRHVLRPTWQGGLTPSPRG